A stretch of the Streptomyces sp. NBC_01428 genome encodes the following:
- the rimI gene encoding ribosomal protein S18-alanine N-acetyltransferase translates to MRWWDIDPVLELEKELFPVDAWSRGMFWSELAHARGPQATRRYLVARDGDLLVGYAGLAASGDLGDVQTIAVRRDQWGTGLGARLLTELLRAASAFDCAEVMLECRVDNVRAQKLYERFGFEPIGFRRGYYQPGNVDALVMRLHDPSSSVQGTETHG, encoded by the coding sequence GTGGGACATCGATCCCGTACTGGAGCTGGAGAAGGAACTCTTCCCCGTCGACGCCTGGTCCCGGGGCATGTTCTGGTCCGAGCTGGCCCACGCGCGCGGGCCGCAGGCCACCCGCCGCTATCTGGTGGCCCGCGACGGCGACCTCCTCGTCGGGTACGCGGGGCTCGCCGCCTCGGGCGACCTCGGCGACGTGCAGACCATCGCCGTACGCCGGGACCAGTGGGGCACCGGCCTCGGCGCCCGGCTGCTCACCGAACTGCTGCGGGCCGCGAGCGCCTTCGACTGCGCCGAGGTGATGCTCGAGTGCCGCGTGGACAACGTGCGCGCGCAGAAGCTCTACGAGCGCTTCGGCTTCGAGCCCATCGGCTTCCGGCGCGGCTACTACCAGCCGGGGAACGTGGACGCCCTGGTGATGCGCCTGCACGACCCCTCCTCCTCCGTACAAGGAACAGAGACCCATGGCTGA
- the tsaD gene encoding tRNA (adenosine(37)-N6)-threonylcarbamoyltransferase complex transferase subunit TsaD → MADEPLVLGIETSCDETGVGIVRGTTLLADAIASSVDEHARFGGVVPEVASRAHLEAMVPTIERALKEAGVSARDLDGIAVTAGPGLAGALLVGVSAAKAYAYALGKPLYGVNHLASHICVDQLEHGALPEPTMALLVSGGHSSLLLSTDITSDVRPMGATIDDAAGEAFDKIARVLNLGFPGGPVIDRYAKEGDPKAIAFPRGLTGPRDPAYDFSFSGLKTAVARWIEARRAAGEDVPVRDVAASFQEAVVDVLTRKAVRACKDQGVDHLMIGGGVAANSRLRVLAQERCEAAGIRLRVPRPKLCTDNGAMVAALGAEMVARNRAASDWDLSADSSLPVTDPHVPGHTHTHTHDHVHEVSKENLYS, encoded by the coding sequence ATGGCTGACGAACCTCTCGTCCTCGGCATCGAGACCTCCTGCGACGAGACCGGTGTCGGCATCGTCCGCGGCACCACGCTGCTCGCGGACGCGATCGCGTCGAGCGTCGACGAGCACGCCCGCTTCGGCGGTGTCGTGCCCGAGGTCGCCTCCCGCGCGCACCTGGAGGCGATGGTCCCGACCATCGAGCGGGCGCTGAAGGAGGCCGGGGTCTCGGCCAGGGACCTGGACGGCATCGCCGTCACCGCGGGGCCCGGTCTCGCCGGCGCGCTGCTCGTCGGCGTCTCGGCCGCCAAGGCGTACGCGTACGCGCTCGGCAAGCCCCTGTACGGCGTCAACCACCTCGCCTCCCACATCTGCGTGGACCAGCTGGAGCACGGCGCGCTGCCCGAGCCGACGATGGCCCTGCTGGTGTCCGGCGGGCACTCCTCGCTGCTGCTCTCCACCGACATCACCTCCGACGTACGGCCGATGGGCGCGACCATCGACGACGCGGCCGGCGAGGCCTTCGACAAGATCGCGCGCGTCCTGAACCTCGGCTTCCCCGGCGGTCCGGTCATCGACCGGTACGCGAAGGAGGGCGACCCGAAGGCGATCGCGTTCCCGCGCGGTCTGACCGGACCGCGCGACCCGGCGTACGACTTCTCCTTCTCCGGTCTGAAGACCGCCGTGGCCCGCTGGATCGAGGCCAGGCGGGCGGCGGGGGAGGACGTGCCGGTGCGCGACGTCGCCGCGTCGTTCCAGGAGGCCGTGGTGGACGTACTCACCCGCAAGGCCGTCCGGGCCTGCAAGGACCAGGGTGTCGACCACCTGATGATCGGCGGCGGGGTGGCCGCCAACTCGCGGCTGCGCGTGCTCGCCCAGGAGCGCTGCGAGGCCGCCGGGATCCGGCTGCGGGTGCCGCGTCCGAAGCTGTGCACGGACAACGGCGCGATGGTGGCCGCGCTCGGCGCCGAGATGGTCGCCCGCAACCGCGCCGCCTCCGACTGGGACCTGTCCGCGGACTCCTCCCTGCCGGTGACCGACCCGCACGTGCCGGGGCACACGCACACGCACACGCACGATCACGTGCACGAGGTGTCGAAGGAGAACCTCTACTCGTGA
- a CDS encoding glycoside hydrolase family 3 N-terminal domain-containing protein — protein MTTAPWRDPSLTAAVRVDDLLSRMTLEEKTAQLYGVWVGAATDGDGVAPLQHEMTAGHDWDELITLGLGQLTRSFGTAPVDPELGARALARAQRAIADAGRFGIPAVAHEECLAGFTAWRATAYPVPLAWGATFDPGLVEELGRRIGEDLRSVGVHQGLAPVLDVVRDLRWGRVEETIGEDPYLVGTIGTAYVRGLESAGIVATLKHFAGYASSAGGRNLAPVRAGGREFADVTLPPFEMALREGGARSVMAAYNETDGVPASADARLLTELLRERWGFTGTVVADYFGVGFLQTLHRVAASPAEAAHAALEAGIDVELPTVNCYGKPLVDAVRGGGTPEALIDRAARRVLLQKCELGLLDEDWRPEPAGPVDLDSTANRDLAGRLAQASVVLLDNPAGVLPLAPGIRVAVVGPRAADPLAMLGCYSFPSHVLTHHPDVPAGIDIPTVLDSLRSELPDAKVTFAEGCAVSDPDASGFAEAVARASEADVCVAVLGDRAGLFGRGTSGEGCDAADLRLPGVQGELLDALVDTGVPVVLVLLTGRPYALGRWEGRLGAVVQAFFPGEEGGPAVAGVLSGRVGPSGRLPVSVPRLPGSQPWTYLQPPLGLANEVSNLDPTPLHAFGHGLSYTSFAWEDFQGGDTEITTDGSYEVSLTVRNTGDRDGTEVVQLYLHDPVASVTRPDVRLIGYRRLDLAPGESRRVTFGFHADLSAFTDRAGERVVEPGVLELRLGASSAEARHTARLTLTGPRRVTGTDRRLRCEVSTGV, from the coding sequence ATGACCACCGCTCCCTGGCGCGATCCCTCGCTGACCGCCGCCGTCCGCGTCGACGACCTGCTCTCCCGGATGACCCTGGAGGAGAAGACCGCCCAGCTGTACGGCGTGTGGGTGGGCGCGGCCACGGACGGCGACGGGGTCGCCCCGCTCCAGCACGAGATGACCGCCGGCCACGACTGGGACGAACTGATCACGCTCGGGCTCGGCCAGCTGACCCGCTCCTTCGGCACGGCCCCGGTGGACCCGGAGCTGGGCGCGCGGGCGCTGGCCCGCGCCCAGCGCGCGATCGCCGACGCCGGCCGCTTCGGCATCCCGGCGGTCGCGCACGAGGAGTGCCTCGCGGGGTTCACCGCCTGGCGCGCGACGGCCTACCCCGTCCCGCTCGCGTGGGGCGCCACCTTCGACCCGGGACTGGTCGAGGAGCTGGGCCGGCGCATCGGCGAGGACCTGCGCTCGGTCGGCGTGCACCAGGGCCTGGCGCCCGTCCTCGACGTGGTCCGCGACCTGCGCTGGGGCCGGGTGGAGGAGACGATCGGCGAGGACCCGTACCTCGTCGGCACGATCGGCACGGCGTACGTGCGGGGCCTGGAGTCGGCCGGGATCGTCGCCACCCTGAAGCACTTCGCCGGGTACGCGTCCTCGGCGGGCGGCCGGAACCTGGCTCCGGTGCGGGCGGGCGGACGGGAGTTCGCGGACGTCACGCTGCCGCCGTTCGAGATGGCGCTGCGCGAGGGCGGCGCCCGTTCGGTGATGGCGGCGTACAACGAGACGGACGGCGTGCCCGCGTCCGCGGACGCGCGGCTGCTCACCGAACTCCTGCGGGAGCGGTGGGGCTTCACCGGAACCGTGGTCGCCGACTACTTCGGCGTCGGTTTCCTGCAGACCCTGCACCGGGTCGCCGCGAGCCCCGCCGAGGCGGCCCACGCGGCGCTGGAGGCGGGCATCGACGTCGAACTGCCGACGGTGAACTGCTACGGGAAGCCCCTGGTGGACGCCGTACGCGGAGGCGGCACCCCGGAGGCGCTGATCGACCGTGCGGCCCGCCGTGTGCTGCTGCAGAAGTGCGAGCTGGGTCTCCTGGACGAGGACTGGAGGCCGGAGCCCGCGGGTCCCGTCGACCTCGACTCGACGGCCAACCGTGACCTGGCCGGCCGGCTGGCACAGGCGTCGGTGGTCCTGCTGGACAACCCGGCCGGGGTGCTGCCGCTGGCGCCCGGGATCCGTGTCGCGGTCGTCGGCCCCCGCGCGGCGGATCCGCTCGCGATGCTCGGCTGCTACTCCTTCCCGTCCCATGTCCTCACGCACCACCCCGACGTCCCGGCGGGCATCGACATCCCCACCGTCCTCGACTCCCTGCGTTCCGAACTCCCGGACGCGAAGGTGACGTTCGCCGAGGGCTGCGCCGTCTCGGACCCCGACGCGTCCGGCTTCGCCGAGGCGGTGGCGCGGGCCTCCGAGGCGGACGTGTGCGTGGCGGTCCTCGGCGACCGGGCCGGACTGTTCGGCCGGGGCACCTCCGGTGAGGGCTGCGACGCCGCGGACCTCCGGCTGCCCGGCGTGCAGGGCGAGCTGCTGGACGCGCTGGTCGACACCGGCGTCCCGGTGGTGCTCGTCCTGCTGACCGGCCGCCCCTACGCGCTGGGCCGCTGGGAGGGCCGGCTGGGCGCGGTGGTGCAGGCCTTCTTCCCGGGCGAGGAGGGCGGTCCGGCGGTGGCCGGCGTCCTGTCCGGGCGCGTCGGTCCCTCGGGACGGCTCCCGGTGAGCGTGCCGCGGCTGCCCGGGTCCCAGCCGTGGACCTATCTCCAGCCTCCGCTCGGCCTCGCGAACGAGGTCAGCAACCTGGATCCGACCCCGCTGCACGCCTTCGGCCACGGCCTCTCGTACACGTCGTTCGCGTGGGAGGACTTCCAGGGCGGGGACACCGAGATCACCACGGACGGCTCCTACGAGGTCTCGCTCACCGTCCGCAACACGGGCGACCGCGACGGCACCGAGGTCGTCCAGCTCTACCTGCACGACCCGGTGGCGTCGGTGACGCGTCCGGACGTGCGCCTGATCGGCTACCGGCGTCTGGACCTGGCGCCCGGGGAGTCCCGCCGGGTCACCTTCGGCTTCCACGCCGACCTGTCGGCCTTCACCGACCGCGCGGGCGAGCGGGTGGTCGAGCCGGGGGTGCTGGAGCTGCGGCTGGGGGCGTCGAGCGCGGAGGCGCGGCACACCGCGCGGCTGACACTGACCGGGCCGCGACGGGTGACGGGCACGGACCGGCGGCTGCGTTGCGAGGTGTCGACGGGCGTCTGA